The DNA region TTCCATCTTCAGTATTGATCCAATAATGGCCAAGAGGTCGCTGACAATGACCAGCACATACCAGCCGTTCAGAAACTCCTTCTGGTCATCCTCACACACTTTACGATTGTAGTTCTCATGGAAGAATCTGGAGAATCtctgaaaaatacacaaatgcaaattCAGTCCCTTTCAGAAAAAGATCTACAACAGTATCAGATCAAGTGAGAGACAACATGATTATACCAGtttcaaaatgtctgcaaatTATGCAAGAATTCAGCCACATATGATACAGATAATAAAGAGAATTTTAACTATTGTGACATTTGgctgaagaaaaggaaagagttTGCGGCTGAAAAATGTACTTCCCTGTACGATTTTATACTGTGTAAGCAGAGACTGAGCAGCTGACCTGAAGTAACCTGACAGCCAGTACGATGGAACGGGTGCACAGCACAGCCGATGTGAGGCAAACAAGGATGACGAAGCCGTCAAACACCAGCAGATAGTGTGTGTTCTTCTGAGCTGAAACagagacaagtgtgtgtgtgtgtgtgtgtgtgtgagagagaattaTCTTTTATGCAACTCCCTCACACTAATTACTGATAACACCATGTTGTAAGGAACACGCCTAACTGACAACCAACAGAAAAGTAATCTTGTATTCTTTTGGGCaacatactttaaaaaatatattttttgtaattcaaaAGCTTTTTCAGTGTAGTCCACaagaataaattataaatcacATATTGACAGGCAACCTACCACACTGTTAACGTTTTCTCAATATGAATTGACAagacatttatatattacattactaATTCAACTCTCATGTAGGTTCCTCCTTTGATTCTTGAAACTTCTACCTGCCCTCTAGAATAGGCAAATTGTACAAAGCTCTCATCCAATAATCCgtaatgtttttgctttttatttacagCCCAAGCAGCGATAGTCACTTCTGGAGTCctactgtttttgttctccttcttctctgctAAAAGTGTTTGTGCAGTAAAAACCTGAATACCAAAAGTCACCAAAATTGGCAGGTGGGTCCCAAATTATGCATATATATGGGTCATATACGGTCTTCAAGGATCTAAAGTTATCAAGGAATTACTGATACGGTGATGCATTttgaaattatacatttttaaacctgTGTTTTGAAGTTAAATTTTACATAAATTATCATGAATCAAAATTGGTTTAAGCGATTGTAACCAAACTGCCACTACACAGTCTTGGGATATTTGACATTAGGGAATTAGCATCTCTTGATTAGCTCCATAGTCAGTAATTCACCCTCTCTGGGGATACAGAGGTCAAGGGTTTGAATCAGGAGGCCAAGTCCTGCTCTCCAACAATGTTAACATACGTAGTATGTTTTAAAGTGCTCATTGAGGTCAATCTGCTTGGACCACGATCATTTCTGCTTGCGgctatattattttattgtgtttaattattttttatttcctcatatGTTAGACAGCTACACCTTACCTGTCCCAGATATCTTCCAGTCCTGACATGCACAGCTCTGACTGTCTATGTCCAGGAATATTTTCACCTTTCCACTGTGACACTGGTTGTCAAATGTTATCTAGGGGATAAGGCCATAAGGAAAATAGATAAGTAAAATGATGAGGAAAGTAGTTGTCTTATCAGTCGAATGCTGTGTGGGAAATACTATTCAGCAAAAGAAGTATCAAATTATTCACCTGGATTTCACCTGCTCATGTATACTTTGTATTTCATAAAGGACAGAAAAATGTCTGAGCCATACCGTAATGAAGAACAAGTAGCAGTCAGGTAACTCCCGTGAACGCACCGTCTGCAGGTTGATGCCTTTCAGCTGGAAGGTTATTTTCATGTCAACAAGcctgaaagcaaaaaaatggaggattttaattaaatcagagAAAAGTAAATGATGCGTGTTTGCTGTAGCTACATACAGCACATTGATGGGAGCATGGTTACCTGTAAAAGTCCAGATCAAAAAAGGATGAATTATGGGTTTTCCATTGGTTTGCAGTCTTTGGATCATGTGACATACAAACtgagagagatgagatgaaCAGGGTGAGAAAATGAGCATAAAGTCTGAGATTTTCTATTGCCCCAAAGAGCCAATAGAAGTCTctcacaatatttattatttagtaatTCAAGTTCTACCATAACAAGGATTGTACCATGTAACATTAATTCATTCTTGTATCCAGTTTGTATCtggaattacttttttatgggCTGTTTTATACACGATATCAGAAGTGTATATTCCATGAAGACACAAAGAGGTaatcaagaaaacaattaaCGGATATGAGGCTGATACAGACTGATCAGATATGGAGGACAATGGGGccgatttatttatttaattctatgTTCATATACTTTTTACATTATAAACTGGAATTTGAATCCCTATTTATGTTTTGACATTCCTGCATTAAAACCGTTTACCGTTGAATGAAATTCCTgttcattttgaagattttGTTTATCCAAGTTGATGGTCCATtatttgtaatataaataataaatgacaattcaatacatttataGCAAGGTAtctatttttaacattttgtttaacaaagtTAAGATGTTTAATTAAGTCCAGCCTGATGCTGCCTTACAGATTAATGTATGATCCCAGTCATTTCCATATAGTGAAGCATAgagtttattaattaaaacactgaTATCGGATCAGTACTCGATATCGGCCAATTCCCGGTGTCCAGGTATCCTGAACGTTATCAGGACTGACAAATCATATTGGTGCATCCCAACTGTGACATCTAAAATTGCAGGTGTGCTCTAAAGCAAGAGGAAATATTGACAACAGAACAACAATAAAGTTTGTAAATGTTCCTTCTCACCTGTCTCCAGCTGGGCATCTATATCATACGCCTCATCTGAGGGCTCCACGCTGCCCCTCTTGTAATATTCTTTACAGATGATGAGAGGCAGCAGATGACCGTCCTCATCCTCACCGTAACTGATGGGACCCACAGAGAGCCGGCCCAACTGGCTGTACTATAAATGTCAGAAGCATCAGataaaaagaataaactgtaaaaactgTGATTTACATCATGTTAGATTTAGGCTGCAAACTGCCATATCGAACACGAAGCCTGGTCAAATATTAAGTAGAACGTAGCAGTTAAGTAGCCTGTTTAATGTTGAATAGTTTAAAAATCACATCGATTTCGATTGAGTGTAGGTGTGTAAGGTGAGGCGGTTGAACATGCCTGATCCAGGACATAAAACAGACTGTCGTAGACACTTTGTTGGGTGTAAACAGCAACACTGTAATCGTCCTCGTCCACACCGCTGTAGTCCTTCAGGAAAAGGTTTTTGAGCGCCATTGTGTTCTCCTCCTTATAGGACACCACCAGCTGGTTGCTGAGGCCGAACAGGATGAGCTACGGAGGAAACAACAGGGGGAAAAGGGAAAATTCATGTTTCATGTAGATGATTTGTGAAGGTAACTAACTAAATTTAATCccatttaatatttatactttttggAATATTTTCAAAGACATGTCAGTAAAATTGTATGGAATATTTATCTTCAGtcagaaatatacatttttaagatcTTTCTTAAGTATTGCAGGATATCCTGATGGACTGCACTATGTTGTCCACCTTGTTATGTCATTCTCAATTTCTCAACACTGATATGGACTTTGTCTTCACATACAACAATACACTTTGTAACTAGTAActtttaaaatagttgttttcttttttttaagctttaccAGCAGCAAGAAGAGCAAGGCACAGATATAAAACAGACACACTCAGATTATGCAGGatcctgtttgtttaaatgtgccCTGACTAATATCAACACTAATCCATACAGGTTTTATTGCACTACACAACACACCTTGGACAGAGTACAGTATACAGGAAGCATGTTCTGGGTGGATCTTCTCCCCTAATCTACATTCATCCCACTTCACATACCTGTGTTGTGATCATAACAATTTTAAGAATCTGCACCACAAGTTTCCAGGGTATGTGTCGTCGGGCCCGGTACTTCTCACACGGGCTCATGAAGTAATACTTCAGGTCATCTCTCAGGTTCTCCTCTTTGATACCATCTTGAGTGGACGCAGAACTGAAAAGAGAAGTTACATTATGTTTATATCTTCCCTAAGCtgggagacaaagaaaaattGTATGATCAGCGCAGGATGCAGCACTctgggttgaaaaaaaaacagaagtgaaagCAGCAGTTATTTCATTATAGTTTACTTGAGCAATAGTCATCATTCACAGGAAGGACTCCATGTACCAAGTACACTGCCTGCATTCATGCTTCCCGGGTTTAAGTCCAAGGTTAGTTCAGGGAGTGCACTTTCAATATTTTCCCAACAGTTTGTCAGCCACAAGCTCTCCCTGACTGAGTGCAAACCCCCTCATGCTCCTTCAACGGTTGTTAGAAATGAATAATAAGgagttttcttttctccacatTTTACAGTTACTTTCAGctcaatgtgttgttttaaaaaaactatttagtCGTGTCAGGAAGAATTAAAAGACTGGTGCTGTTGTTAAAGTTAGGACAACAATATCTAGGTTATGTAAATGagtttatgttcattttttacaacaaaatcTGGTGtttcaaaacataattttttaaactctttaacaATTTGCATGCACCTGAGCTAGTTTTGAACGCCAGTCATTTAAAAGGAATAACTTACCTAATTGAATTGCTCCGGTCCAGATACCGAACCAATAATTCCATGATTGATTTTTTCACGTGGACCCACAACTTCTAAAAGGGTATGTAGCTGTCAAAAGACAGACGGACACTTCGCAGAGACAAGCAACTCTCTTCAACTGGGTGATCCGTCACACCACGCACCTTCCAGTCGGCCAATCAGGAAATGAGTTTCAGCCGACTCAAAGGTCTCCAATCTCCGGCTCAGGGAACCAGCAGCGGCCCCCGAGAGGCTCGAGATGCGTCGacggtaaaacaaaaaagaaaatgcttaaTCTCTACTGTTCTGCAGTTATATTTGAGATTACATGAGAAAGACTCAATAGCACAAACGTCGACGGAAAATGTTGACCCGTCTCTATTGCCATAGTTGTTATTTGCCTTCCTTGTATACGTTATATTTAGATTAGGAATAACTAGTGGGGAAACACTTATTTTGTGGGCTTAGTCAGGTTAATCAGCATagagttttatatttaatgcaatATTAAAACTCCAAAAACTCCCTAAGTGTCCTCAACAGCCCTGTCCGCAATGTTGAGTAACACCAATGACATAATTCCATTTAGTTTcatttatacatatgtataaatgaaactaaatgattgtatatgtatatatatatatatatatatatatatatatatatatatatatatatatataaataaatatatctcgGTTATTGATTTTAGACTTTATATCAGTAACTGATTTTGTAATATACACATGGTTTATGAATTTAGGAAATTCACCAATTACAACTTCCTCCATTGTGCCTAACCATGACAGCAATCCCGTTATATTTTGCATAAGCAGTTTGACTTGtccaacacaaaatgaaaggaaGTAGCACTGCTGTTCAGCAAAAGTGACTTTTTCAAGCCCTCTATGAAGAAGCAGTtaataatcacaaaaataacgtattaaaaaaacatcaggagATTGTTATCCTTTTTGAATgactaaatacaaacatatttcaaCTTCaaaatttaaacattatttgtttattataattataacaaaTAAGTGGCCATCATAAGATTGAAAATAGCAAAGTTTGTAAAAGCATGATTTCTGCCACTGGATAAGACAAACCACAACACCAGCTTAAGTAGTGCTGTTATCAGCATATTGATTTCCTGTTTCCCTTATACCTGTTTTAATCTGGCTGCTCTGcgatttatttaactttttcctctttcaaacTGAGAAAATACAGTTTAGCTGAAATCATCATGAAAAAATATACAGATTGACCAATCATTGGTGACTCTGTTCAGGAAAAGTAGAAGAATTGACCGCACAGCAAGTTACTTCGAACTTCAAAATGTTCATGTACATGCACATTTCTAAAAAGTCAGTCGGGGACATCAGCTCTCCTTGGCATCATCGCTTCAGCAATCCAGCAAGAGGCACCAAACACTGACAACGTTTATCGTCCATCTTTGACTGATGTTGAGGCTGCCTACTCCGCTGATGTCTCCTGAACAGGAACTCCAACTGTTTCGATAGATGGCAGTGAGACAGAGGTGAGGTCTTCAGCTGAGGGGAGCACATCCTGCAGTGAGGGGGTTtacattgaaaatatatattaaaacaaaaatccttACATGTTCAGatagtaaataaataagagtaaataaattaattacacTAATTTAGGAATTAAGCATACTACTGacctgaaaaaaatgacatttagtTGCGTTCAATTTCAGAAAGAGAAGCGTTTGTTTCATTTGCTGCTACAACCCTTCAGAAAGCAATACAAAAATCAACTAAATTCACTAATTTGCAGTAGAATTCCACCTCTTTATTGTTAACAAAATTATAAGATAAATCCTTTTATCAGTTGTTCACAAGTGTCACATTTATAACCAAGGGTATCGATTATGCTCATGAGAGGAAAAAGCTAAATATCTCTGTTGGAGAAAAGATGAAGGGGTAGCTAAAACCAATTTTAATCAAACactaatttaattacatttttggcatCACCAAGTTAAACACCAGTTTGCCATGGCACCCCACTTAAAATCCACTGCGCTTATAATAAGAGTTATTAAAAGTATGGTGTGGcagcaaataaataagcatATATAGTTATACCATCTATCCATGGGTTACTGGCATTCCCATTCACAAGCACATGCTCATTAGTTTTCATCAAagcacaaaatgaataaaaacacgaAACCGGCTACTGCCAAtgaaaatgtgtcacaaaaATATGATCTagttattaaacatttatttacctATTTATGTCGCATGTGAAAAGCTGAAGCATTAAGACATAACAAACAGTGTACTTTAAAGGTTAAATAACATCACTATTGTAGGTCTTGTGTTATCTATGATTTGGTGgaatttgatttagtttttgtgtACTTTCAATTGAACTCACCTTAACATCAGCTGGTGGAGGCCGCCTCTCTGATGGCGGAGATTGAGGTGCTGCACGGTCTCTGCTGAGTTTATGTTGAGAAGGCTTTTCATTCACTTTCAGCGGTTTACTCTTTGAAGGCGATGAATCTGATTCAGTGGGTTTAGTTTTTGATTTGGTTGTGTTAGCAGCAACACCGCCAGCACCCTCTCCTTCTGGCTCCTCTTGTGTCTCAAGCAGGTTTTCGGAATCTGACTCAGCGGAGAGATCCCGCCCCGCCTCCCGCAGCCCAGCATCCGTCTCGTCCTCACTGTAAAGAGGCTCGGCAGTGCCTACTgactccacctccacctcttcccTGCGTCGGTTGGGCTGCCTCTGACGAACCTGGTTCCTGTTTGGTTGGCCTTCAATGGCTCGTTGTATCGGGGCCTGTTGCGGTGCGTCGCCTCCTGCTAAGTTGTCACCGCCCTGGATCTCCTGGACGCCAGGCTGCCGTTGCTCCagctgtggaggaggtggatCCCCTCGAGGGCGACGAAAAGGCGCAGCGATGCCATGCCGGAAGGCTGCCTGCACACTTCCATACATGCATACCTGTTGAAGAGTTAAATTAATATAACAGTGTTTCGACACATTATCTGATCTCATTTATTTGCGTCAAGGGTCAATGTAATTTCCCAAGTGTCCTTACCACAATAGCGAACACGATGGTGAAGAGTACTGGGATCTGCAGGGTAATTGGTAGATCTTTGAGGAGTGCAACAAGAAACTCACTGATCCCCTGTCCAACGTGCTTGAGCGGCTCTGTGATGAAGGTTGTGATGGTAACTGCAATCGCCTAAACAGAGAGGGATGTTTAGAAAGTAACTTTCTTTGTGTGATACCCACATTCATGCAGATATTTAAAACTGATTTGAGTTAAGGAAGACTCTTGATGTTGAATGGGAACACATTCATTTGACAAAGGGAAATGCTTCAATTGATTTCcacaataaattacaaaaaaactggaaaataaaacagcattaacatttgtcatatttatgtcattattacGCAGCATAATATAGCCTGTATGTACAGTGAAAAGTCATACATGCCATCTGTGGTGGATGTGGCCACAGCCCCacatttgtttgtcatgttgctAGTTGGTTAATTAggttatattaatttattaatcttTGCGTTGAGTGACTTGGCTGCTGAGTAATCCTTCCTGGTCTGACAAAAGATGGGGTTGAGCCTGGTTTTATGCAGAGGCCCAACCCGAGGACCCTACCATGAGGTCTGACAGCATCGGGGGATCTGGGCTTCTTTGTGTTACGTTTTATATATTGTCCATGTTGTCCTCCGCTGTATGCATTTGTTGGTTTTATCAGTCAGTATATAGGTTTCCCTCACGTTTCATTTGGGGAGGACTGTTAATGGAGTTAACATCTGGTTTTGTTAGTCTTATTCTTCAATCAAGTTATGTTTTGTTCACTTGTTTTAATGGGGCCTTATAACGCTCAATTaatttctttgtagttgtttgttttattgaatatttttgataTGAACCTGTGTTTCCTTGTGCCTTGACTGCTTGGTCCAGGACAccatcacaataataataataattattattattatgattatgtgTCCTGGACTGCTTGGTCCAGGACACCATCATAGTGACCTACCTTGGTTGGAGGAACCAGCAGAATGGGGTTGACCACGATGGCTTCGTAGTATTTCCTGCAAGGGTCATCTTGAAGAGTCCAGGTGCTTCTGAACCACTCTGcaagaaaacatccaaagaaGGTATAGGGGGCTAAGAAAGCAACTAATAGAGTTAATTCAGTGCAAGCTAGTGCCTCATCAAAGGCTAAGTAGTGACACTGTCAGTAGTAGACTGTGCATCTTCTCCAAGAAAATCAttcaaaacacttaaaacaatATGATTTGCACATTAAAGGTTAACATCAGTTTTTTCAAACTAGACATTTTTTCCCATGTTTATGTGTCCAAGTGAgtaatggggacaacaatttttGGAATTGGGTCCAGTATTGAGCGAGAACACTGCTGATGGCAGCTGCTAAACGGGCTGCAATGTAATTGCTTGATTTAGCAACaagtaaacagtaaaaagtGTCTGAGTAATCCTTATTTTCATTCTAACAATACAGCAAATGATAAATGGTTGAAGatatttaatatactgtacattttcacTTGTAATTGGCTCACCTTTCAAGCTATCACTCCAGTCAATTTTCTTCACTCCGGTGCATTTTTCAAAGACACCATCCATCTTTGCCATCTTGCTTTGGTGCTCAGCAAAGgcaatctgaaaaaaaatgtcatggtatgtctaaaaaaaactgaaaacttaTTACAAACTTGGGtctaaattttttttttattaaaataactgaATGACAGCTAAACAAGAGCAAAAGAGCTTCACCTTGTACAGATATAGCCAGTTCCAGATAATACTGACGAAGAAGCAGACAGCAAACAGTCTCCTGAACTGCACGAACCATGACACCGTTGACCACAGCTCAGTGCATATGATGGCCACTATGACCAGAACACCCAGTCCCATCTGgagcacaaacagacagagtAAAACTTGACTGGTTGCACGAGATGGGAAACAACTTTTAACACTAATTATTAAAGCTGCAGCTATTATTCAACAGATCGATCAGTGGACTGGcaataaaaataatcacaataaacTGTTTTGTTAATCGATTGACAAgtaatttttcatgaaaaaaattgaagaaaCGTTTGTTTTCAGTCCCTCAAATAAAgagatttcctgcttttctgttttaaattatattaaattaaatatctttgggttttggaccgACAAAATAGGACCCATAGACATCAAGACATTGAGAAATTGGGATGAACATTATTCCCTATTttagagataaaacaaacaatgaattaatctagaaaataatcagcagatcaaacaataattaatataatcCTTAGGTGCCCAACAAAATATACACCagcagcattttaaataaaaacatgaaacgtCTTAGCCAGCTGGATTGTAagtgttattattgtttaaaagctccatttcatttttaaagttgaaAACTCAATagtttgacagaaaacatttaatcgcattttttgttgtaatgAATTCTCCTttcatcctgctgctctgctaTCATCAGGATACTTTCCCTCTCGGTGGTGTTAGACCTCCACAAGTATACATGTGAAAAGAAGATTAGAAACTAATTTAAAAGCACACATGCCCAAGAAATGGCCTTTCTCCAGTAGATATCTAGCGCATGTATGTCTAAACCTAAGATACATTTTAGAAACCaggtttgttgtttaaatgatgTTATGAAATTAGTTTGATGGAGAAAGCGGGCAGTATCCTGCTTAATTAAGAGCACATACATACACTAAGGGTGAAACTGCAAAATGTTCTTGTATAAGTACTGCACTggctaaaagaaaaaactaccAGAGAAATCTGCTTTGTTCTCGCATTACATTTAGaggtttttggttttaaaagtcA from Anoplopoma fimbria isolate UVic2021 breed Golden Eagle Sablefish chromosome 8, Afim_UVic_2022, whole genome shotgun sequence includes:
- the clcc1 gene encoding chloride channel CLIC-like protein 1, with the protein product MLLVVLACSLSLAATGQGEDADWIDPYDMLNYDASTKTMRKPAEPEQYAKVPTKRREYNQDSSKVDLTPCDSHVVDLQGQIEELKKNIKLISQQPTCNPVFKRFLTRLRKEIQRVGLPSDSSDVFYDAKIKLSTQAMAEIQTLLEGEDSWRTGALDNAISQILVDLRPHDYEAWKWRFEDTFGMELDTLLKMGLGVLVIVAIICTELWSTVSWFVQFRRLFAVCFFVSIIWNWLYLYKIAFAEHQSKMAKMDGVFEKCTGVKKIDWSDSLKEWFRSTWTLQDDPCRKYYEAIVVNPILLVPPTKAIAVTITTFITEPLKHVGQGISEFLVALLKDLPITLQIPVLFTIVFAIVVCMYGSVQAAFRHGIAAPFRRPRGDPPPPQLEQRQPGVQEIQGGDNLAGGDAPQQAPIQRAIEGQPNRNQVRQRQPNRRREEVEVESVGTAEPLYSEDETDAGLREAGRDLSAESDSENLLETQEEPEGEGAGGVAANTTKSKTKPTESDSSPSKSKPLKVNEKPSQHKLSRDRAAPQSPPSERRPPPADVKDVLPSAEDLTSVSLPSIETVGVPVQETSAE
- the mcoln2 gene encoding mucolipin-2 → MELLVRYLDRSNSISSASTQDGIKEENLRDDLKYYFMSPCEKYRARRHIPWKLVVQILKIVMITTQLILFGLSNQLVVSYKEENTMALKNLFLKDYSGVDEDDYSVAVYTQQSVYDSLFYVLDQYSQLGRLSVGPISYGEDEDGHLLPLIICKEYYKRGSVEPSDEAYDIDAQLETVCMSHDPKTANQWKTHNSSFFDLDFYRLVDMKITFQLKGINLQTVRSRELPDCYLFFITITFDNQCHSGKVKIFLDIDSQSCACQDWKISGTAQKNTHYLLVFDGFVILVCLTSAVLCTRSIVLAVRLLQRFSRFFHENYNRKVCEDDQKEFLNGWYVLVIVSDLLAIIGSILKMEIQAKSLTSYDVCSIFLGTATLIVWVSVIRYLGYFQKYNVLILTMKAAFPKVLRFCCCAGMIYLGYTFCGWIVLGPYHEKFEGLSRVAECLFSLLNGDDMFTTFAQLKDKNTLVWLFSRAYLYSFISLFIYMVLSLFIALITDSYETIKRFQKDGFPPTDLQKFLREQKDFPVLEESSQTDGHIRYSVLCCCQRVPASDDVVLIS